A single genomic interval of Pochonia chlamydosporia 170 chromosome 7, whole genome shotgun sequence harbors:
- a CDS encoding hydrophobic surface binding protein A domain-containing protein, which translates to MKFSVASAVFAVFAAATTVLSAPFDNLVTTVAPFGSGATSVPDALAIHSQLQVVAATINRSNTDAKATTPVPLSDSDGESILSIMRQIEPVQMKAVELLKSKKTTFVGLVPFPVSTVINLPAIIKGDAVAIRDAETVLSASLVAISGASAKAEIKAIGDRLVGSMSSLAQFY; encoded by the exons ATGAAGTTCAGCGTTGCTTCTGCCgtctttgccgtctttgctgctgccacaACCGTGCTGTCTGCACCG TTTGACAACTTGGTAACAACGGTGGCACCATTCGGTAGTGGCGCCACCTCAGTACCAGATGCGCTT GCGATTCACAGCCAGTTGCAAGTTGTAGCTGCTACGATTAATCGCAGTAACACGGATGCTAAAGCAACGACTCCTGTGCCTTTGAGCGACTCCGATGGCGAATCCATCCTCAGTATCATGCGTCAG ATTGAACCAGTGCAGATGAAAGCCGTGGAATTGCTGAAATCCAAAAAGACGACTTTCGTTGGCCTCGTTCCGTTTCCTGTCAGTACGGTCATCAACCTCCCTGCTATAATAAAGGGTGACGCAGTGGCAATCAGGGACGCTGAAACT GTGTTATCTGCCTCGCTTGTTGCAATTTCTGGAGCTTCTGCCAAAGCTGAGATTAAGGCAATTGGAGATAGATTGgttggctccatgtccagcctcGCCCAGTTTTATTAG
- a CDS encoding beta-lactamase family protein (similar to Metarhizium robertsii ARSEF 23 XP_007824301.1) gives MVGPELRHALESKRAKIQEICKISGVAGASIAVIDRGETVFQDKFGYRDLVEQQPVTSDTIFHIASLTKSFTGACIQKLRAQGRLELDDPIQKHLPEAKNADPTVAVTATIADLLGHRTGLERADNIWLGSQGELLINRDQTVAVFNHIRPRARIRSHFYYNNICYAVLGEIIAKLTGQPYHTYLKETILDPLNMTRTVVTKDGGLPDNSSLAYSTLDDGKPYNVPLPGSSGSVAMGSAGGLLSSVNDLSKYCKALMRSWNSQTQGKMADCGIEHETAVFDEVSWLFAPLQIMETPTFREKSYAAGWARSQLPTAVGDIGVNPGLVEAMPLLADGIDSRLALWHQGSLVGNLFRHVAP, from the coding sequence ATGGTTGGGCCGGAGTTGCGACATGCCCTAGAATCGAAGAGAGCCAAGATCCAGGAGATATGCAAGATATCGGGCGTTGCCGGTGCGTCCATCGCCGTCATTGACCGCGGCGAGACTGTATTCCAGGACAAGTTTGGGTACCGTGACCTTGTCGAGCAACAGCCTGTGACTTCCGACACCATCTTTCACATCGCCTCACTAACCAAGAGCTTCACGGGCGCTTGCATACAAAAACTGAGGGCTCAAGGACGGCTGGAGCTTGACGACCCAATTCAAAAGCACCTTCCGGAGGCCAAAAATGCAGACCCTACTGTTGCTGTAACAGCTACAATTGCTGATCTCCTTGGTCATCGCACAGGCCTTGAAAGGGCTGATAACATATGGCTCGGCTCCCAAGGCGAGCTACTCATCAACAGAGACCAAACAGTCGCGGTTTTCAATCATATCCGACCTCGGGCAAGAATACGATCTCATTTCTATTATAACAACATTTGCTACGCTGTACTTGGAGAGATCATCGCCAAACTGACTGGGCAGCCCTACCACACATATCTGAAGGAGACAATTCTTGATCCTCTCAACATGACTCGCACCGTGGTAACTAAAGACGGCGGTCTACCGGATAATTCCTCACTGGCCTACAGCACGTTGGACGACGGCAAACCATACAATGTTCCCCTCCCTGGTAGCAGTGGGAGTGTGGCCATGGGCTCTGCTGGAGGCTTGCTAAGCAGTGTTAACGATTTGAGCAAGTATTGCAAAGCCTTGATGAGATCATGGAATAGCCAGACCCAGGGAAAGATGGCAGACTGTGGGATTGAACACGAAACGGCCGTGTTTGATGAGGTCTCGTGGCTTTTCGCGCCGCTCCAGATCATGGAAACGCCAACATTTCGAGAGAAGAGCTATGCCGCTGGATGGGCGAGAAGTCAGCTGCCGACCGCCGTCGGCGATATTGGGGTCAATCCAGGGCTGGTGGAAGCAATGCCCTTGCTCGCAGATGGAATCGACTCTCGCCTGGCCCTGTGGCATCAAGGCAGCCTCGTGGGCAACTTGTTTCGCCATGTTGCTCCCTGA
- a CDS encoding kelch repeat protein (similar to Colletotrichum gloeosporioides Nara gc5 XP_007280619.1) — protein MEPLNQLKRRSTDLFKQAQQNMPSLPKNVNMPNVPNFPDLQKNLPSLPQLNFGRNNNNSNNDANVQGTWERIDIPSLPRSSHSLNVISGCAYIFGGEVEPRQPVDNDMHVIRLPFSSAGADYHKVKAKAAVVQVEDNPSEQAANMDDVPLEEPKGKGKEVATDIKPELGDVPAPRVGHATAVIGSRIFLFGGRGGPDMKPLEEAGRVWVYDTRSHTWSHLDPVPAVKGGAIVPQPNPRSYHCATATDRPRDFPVPLATGPKKPQTWRQWALGDTSKTGIPQDPVVGYVAEQAVDEESDGYGTFFVHAGCLSNGDRTSDLWAFDVRTRTWTELPAAPGPSRGGSAICISKSRLFRFGGYDGETEVGGQLDFLHLEVETFDDGHSKGEVSIHARAGWQTILQNNIDASSTEIHAEPRQEWPSPRSVASLQALTVGGGKEYLVLAMGERAPSADGHAGAGTFFDDVWTFEVPPLGMSAASFRAAVFQAMGKKTGEGKWERVQMGEYDDESGDGLPLPRGWLASAPMTDLEESGIVVWGGLGADNKRIGDGWILRLGKTD, from the coding sequence ATGGAGCCgctcaaccagctcaagCGTCGCTCAACCGACCTCTTCAAACAGGCACAGCAAAACATGCCCTCGCTGCCCAAAAACGTCAACATGCCAAACGTTCCCAACTTTCCCGACCTGCAAAAGAACCTCCCCTCTCTGCCGCAATTAAACTTCGGCCgtaacaacaacaactccaacaacGACGCCAACGTCCAAGGAACATGGGAGCGCATCGATATCCCCTCCCTCCCGCGGTCCTCGCACTCGCTCAACGTCATCTCCGGATGCGCCTacatctttggcggcgaagTCGAGCCCCGCCAACccgtcgacaatgacatgcACGTTATTCGATTGCCGTTTAGCAGCGCCGGCGCAGACTACCacaaggtcaaggccaaggccgcGGTAGTGCAGGTAGAGGACAACCCATCCGAGcaggcagccaacatggaCGATGTGCCGCTGGAGGAACCAAAGGGAAAAGGCAAGGAGGTAGCAACAGATATCAAGCCCGAGTTAGGTGACGTTCCAGCGCCACGAGTCGGACACGCAACGGCGGTCATCGGCTCCCGCATCTTCTTGTTTGGAGGCCGTGGCGGCCCTGACATGAAGCctcttgaagaagctggtcgAGTATGGGTGTATGACACCCGCTCACATACATGGTCGCACCTTGATCCTGTTCCCGCTGTCAAAGGCGGTGCCATCGTCCCGCAGCCCAACCCGAGGAGCTACCACTGCGCCACGGCCACAGACCGTCCTCGCGACTTTCCCGTTCCCCTGGCCACAGGCCCCAAGAAGCCACAGACCTGGAGGCAATGGGCTCTAGGCGATACCTCCAAGACTGGTATTCCGCAGGACCCCGTGGTGGGCTACGTCGCCGAGCAGGCCGTGGACGAGGAGTCAGACGGCTACGGCACTTTCTTCGTCCACGCGGGCTGTCTCTCCAACGGCGACCGAACCAGTGACCTCTGGGCATTTGACGTCCGCACACGTACGTGGACAGAATTACCCGCCGCGCCGGGTCCCTCCCGCGGCGGTTCAGCAATCTGCATCTCCAAGAGTCGTCTGTTCCGCTTTGGCGGGTACGACGGCGAGACCGAAGTCGGCGGACAGCTCGACTTTTTGCATCTCGAAGTGGAAACATTCGACGACGGCCATTCCAAGGGCGAGGTGTCCATCCATGCCCGCGCAGGATGGCAGACCATTCTCCAGAATAACATTGACGCTTCGTCGACTGAGATCCACGCCGAGCCACGCCAAGAGTGGCCGTCGCCAAGAAGCGTAGCATCTCTCCAGGCACTTACCGTCGGCGGCGGAAAGGAATACCTCGTTCTGGCGATGGGTGAGCGAGCTCCCAGTGCGGATGGACATGCCGGAGCAGGGACCTTTTTCGACGACGTATGGACATTTGAGGTTCCGCCTTTGGGAATGAGCGCCGCGAGCTTCAGAGCCGCTGTTTTCCAGGCCATGGGGAAGAAGACCGGCGAGGGGAAGTGGGAGAGGGTTCAGATGGGCGAGTATGATGACGAGAGCGGTGATGGGCTACCACTGCCAAGGGGATGGTTGGCGAGTGCGCCGATGACGGATCTGGAAGAGAGCGGTATTGTGGTCTGGGGGGGTTTGGGGGCAGATAACAAGAGGATCGGAGACGGCTGGATACTTCGACTTGGAAAGACAGATTAG
- a CDS encoding NADH-ubiquinone oxidoreductase (similar to Metarhizium acridum CQMa 102 XP_007808910.1) has translation MASKITPFLFRSCMRTASRVARPQTRAFSVTACRPSDTLMIHRNTADNNPDIPFKFNKENEALMAEILKRYPEQYKKAAVMPLLDLGQRQHGFTSISVMNEVARLLEMPPMRVYEVASFYTMYNRDPVGKFFVQACTTTPCQLGGCGSDVIVKAIKDHLGIKQGQTTPDGLFTFIEVECLGACVNAPMIQINDDYYEDLTPETVVDLLKALKASAGDAGAAAKVPKAGPLTGRDTCENSKGQTNLLDEPWGAEKTRSDL, from the exons ATGGCGAGCAAGATCACGCCCTTCCTCTTCCGCTCGTGCATGCGCACCGCCTCCCGCGTCGCCCGGCCCCAAACGCGCGCCTTCTCCGTCACAGCTTGCCGGCCGAGCGATACTCTGATGATT CACCGAAATACCGCGGACAACAACCCCGACATTCCCTTCAAATTCAACAAGGAGAATGAAGCCCTCATGGCCGAGATTCTCAAGCGATACCCCGAGCAGTACAAGAAGGCTGCCGTCATGCCCCTGCTCGACCTGGGCCAGCGACAGCACGGCTTCACCAGCATCAGTGTCATGAACGAAGTCGCTCGTCTGCTGGAGATGCCGCCTATGCGAGTGTACGAAGTAGCTTCCTTTTACACCATGTACAACCGAGACCCTGTGGGCAAGTTCTTCGTCCAGGCCTGCACAACG ACTCCCTGCCAGCTGGGCGGCTGTGGATCGGATGTCATCGTCAAGGCTATCAAGGACCATCTCGGCATCAAGCAGGGCCAGACTACCCCAGACGGATTATTCACCTTTATCGAAGTCGAGTGCCTGGGTGCTTGTGTCAACGCTCCGATGATTCAAATTAACGACGACTACTACGAGGATCTTACGCCCGAGACGGTGGTTGACCTTCtcaaggcgttgaaggctagtgctggtgatgctggtgctgcggCCAAGGTTCCCAAGGCGGGGCCCCTGACGGGCAGGGATACGTGTGAGAATAGCAAGGGCCAGACGAACTTGTTGGATGAGCCGTGGGGTGCTGAGAAGACGAGGTCGGACTTGTAG
- a CDS encoding FAD dependent oxidoreductase (similar to Metarhizium acridum CQMa 102 XP_007808909.1) produces MTGSKLKEGQSGLPTPKSTHSYWHQDPSAILLGHRTTEQLPPTTDVVVVGSGITGAFAARELVKGGKSVLLLEAREACWGATGRNGGHCQPSVYSAKPNIARFEQGTYSFIRDFVAQNKIPCDWHTVGGVHGIFDEDVLGVVEKLMERLKKNHPDLAEKAILVKDEEGLKTLRVPQAYAAVYQPNAAKLWPYKLVAWILEDLLTEHPDAFNLQTNTPVEHLQHSEDRWIVHTSRGQVAATDVLVASNGYTSYLLPKMTGIITPIRAQIVGLTPPTGDVPLEHTHVWAKGRNEDYLIQRDDDRVLILGGERFAATGAEVGVWDDGGVNEDVGRRLRSELGRRVKLRAPGHGERDTLDAQYEWTGIMGYSNDGYPWVGRVPVRLGGVGDGHLWISAGYNGHGMPSAARCGVGVAEMILGRDMSFDMPAEYEASDERVGRVEELNGCGVAFVDELRALLDD; encoded by the exons ATGACTGGCAGCAAATTAAAAGAGGGACAATCTGGCCTGCCTACTCCCAAGAGCACTCATTCATACTGGCACCAAGACCCATCAGCCATTCTTCTCGGCCACAGAACTACAGAGCAACTCCCGCCCACGACTGatgtcgttgttgttggcaGCGGGATAACTGGCGCATTTGCCGCGAGAGAACTCGTAAAAGGTGGTAAAAGCGTCCTACTGCTGGAAGCGAGAGAAGCATGTTGGGGTGCGACAGGACGT AATGGCGGTCACTGCCAGCCCTCGGTGTACAGTGCCAAACCGAACATTGCTCGATTTGAACAGGGCACATACAGCTTCATCAGGGATTTTGTAGCGCAAAACAAGATCCCCTGTGACTGGCACACGGTTGGCGGTGTACACGGCATTTTTGACGAGGATGTTCTGGGAGTTGTTGAGAAGCTTATGGAACGACTGAAGAAGAATCACCCGGATCTCGCTGAGAAGGCTATACTCGTgaaagacgaagaagggctcAAGACTCTCCGCGTACCGCAGGCTTATGCAGCTGTCTACCAGCCCAATGCTGCGAAGTTGTGGCCTTATAAGCTCGTGGCGTGGATCCTGGAGGACTTATTGACAGAGCATCCGGATGCGTTTAACTTACAGACTAATACGCCCGTGGAGCACCTGCAACACTCTGAGGATAGATGGATTGTTCACACGTCACGGGGACAGGTTGCTGCCACAGATGTGCTGGTTGCTTCGAACGGATACACGTCGTATCTACTGCCCAAGATGACGGGTATCATTACGCCTATTCGTGCGCAGATTGTGGGGTTGACACCACCCACGGGGGATGTTCCTCTCGAGCATACGCATGTTTGGGCCAAGGGCAGGAACGAGGATTACCTGATTCAGAGGGACGATGATCGTGTTCTCATTCTAGGTGGTGAGAGGTTTGCGGCTACGGGTGCAGAGGTAGGTGTCtgggatgatggtggtgttaACGAGGATGTCGGGCGGAGGCTGCGAAGTGAACTTGGGAGGAGGGTGAAGTTACGGGCTCCGGGGCACGGAGAGAGGGATACGCTTGACGCGCAGTATGAGTGGACAGGCATCATGGGCTATTCGAATGATGGGTATCCTTGGGTTGGCAGGGTGCCCGTGCGGTTGgggggtgttggtgatgggcaTTTGTGGATAAGTGCTGGGTATAATGGTCATGGGATGCCGTCGGCGGCGAggtgtggtgttggagttgcgGAGATGATTTTGGGGAGGGACATGAGTTTTGATATGCCGGCGGAGTATGAGGCGAGCGATGAGAGGGTTGGGAGGGTTGAGGAGTTGAATGGGTGTGGTGTGGCgtttgttgatgagttgaggGCTTTGTTGGATGATTGA
- a CDS encoding protein kinase (similar to Aspergillus clavatus NRRL 1 XP_001267712.1): MSFSNGGGTLALPSPTHAHHMDVSSAVRSLRRSISRSPSKFLSRTSSQSSDSSRQASPQSPCRRFGATPQRQYISPSQPQTAPPAVTSAHATTLQQSSVLTPLRPSVRLSLRSAKSAKASSTSSRPLARARASPKSPLKRALSATPDSGNLGQPSASSSPTSTTPRGQENKSSPRSVHSNSDKPSRHSFHLDVSGSSQYDALKTLETPSSEPYMVSTTGALKRSDATMNLDYPNQGSPASKRRSLHGITGLAQSGEFNIFGTNTSSSQSFDIHEDSHSPEYELTGTINAPSSSTNPNREPFASPSPVANLPKRSSSLRKSTLQQRYGDKSSWGRRSGERQLAQMGGDISTPARSRPRLSTDHFLPPQVPRDSPFSAGSPLPNASIHPMEGKGQHQPHPLSKTLTTSTSGNSLTEEPSLYAPASKVAEKPKPHAFSRSLPLNATRPTARSNNEHTKAVATPSQSHQLWIAAFNSTGLISKVNRNPEEEADRKIAPPDTPCKKHSNPFATFPPPVGSAIKRKGNNRNSFAGIPSTPFHPSSSRAPDTFGQPAKGLSIFQRGSASNGSRRGSILSLEGEDRKLFCDTNDLPSVLDGDVPPTPTKTTTLTPSLSNLSEHSLESPSANRTFALPLSAVKPAPSRESTRSPVDGRRTPQTPQESQLPLDTSRLSISQAPDNLNENSMPPPVTPTAGRDFRSSTSIFVTPVNARTSSLDIDASLYSRFDKVEQVGKGEFSTVYRVTKLEHANAFSLGNVTPSNGSSRSPAKGQVFAVKKSRHSYHGPKDRETKLREVRILQALTHAEHVVQYVDDWEHNFHLYIQTEFCEEGTLDKFLGNIGRDGRLDDFRIFKILQDLCLGLKEIHDAGFMHLDMKPANILITFEGVLKIGDFGLAQPCTSTTGVDVEGDREYMAPEMLKGKAGQSADVFSLGLMTLEAAANVVLPDNGPTWIALRSGDLSEVPSLTWTPSIEVQRDATGNPAESAHSDDLQSGRTRSAGNLFGSLKRSELQQAPEFMVEAFHPSSLDSIVRWMTAQEPADRPLIDQVLDLEGLRWVAEHRNAPATVYEGSWGPAEMFPVSIAIDSDTEMTDV; this comes from the exons ATGTCTTTCTCAAACGGCGGAGGCACGTTGGCACTGCCATCACCCACGCACGCCCATCATATGGACGTTTCGTCGGCTGTCCGCAGTCTCCGACGCTCCATCTCTCGATCACCATCAAAGTTCTTGTCGCGAACAAGCTCACAAAGCTCGGATAGTTCACGACAGGCCTCACCACAGTCGCCTTGCCGACGGTTCGGTGCAACCCCTCAAAGGCAATATATATCGCCATCGCAACCCCAGACTGCTCCTCCCGCAGTTACCTCAGCGCACGCCACCACTCTTCAGCAATCATCTGTCCTGACACCATTGCGGCCGAGCGTTCGACTTTCGCTTCGCTCTGCCAAATCCGCCAAGGCCTCGTCCACATCATCTCGCCCGTTGGCTCGTGCACGAGCTTCACCAAAAAGCCCTCTCAAACGAGCCTTGAGCGCTACGCCGGATTCTGGTAATCTAGGACAGCcatcggcatcatcatcgcccaCGTCGACCACCCCACGTGGTCAGGAGAACAAATCATCGCCTCGGTCCGTGCATAGCAACAGCGACAAACCGTCGCGTCATAGTTTTCATCTGGACGTGTCGGGATCGTCACAATACGACGCCCTAAAGACTTTGGAAACTCCTAGCAGTGAACCCTACATGGTCTCAACGACGGGCGCGTTAAAGCGCAGTGATGCGACGATGAACCTGGACTATCCCAATCAAGGCAGTCCGGCATCGAAGCGACGCAGTCTGCACGGAATCACTGGCCTCGCGCAATCGGGAGAATTCAACATATTCGGCACCAACACATCTTCTTCACAGAGCTTCGACATCCACGAAGATTCCCATTCACCAGAGTACGAACTTACTGGGACAATCAACGCACCCTCAAGCTCAACTAACCCAAATCGGGAGCCTTTTGCTTCCCCCAGCCCGGTTGCAAATCTCCCCAAGCGATCTTCATCGCTCAGAAAATCAACCTTGCAGCAGAGGTACGGCGACAAGAGCTCTTGGGGTCGACGAAGCGGAGAAAGGCAGCTGGCACAAATGGGTGGAGATATTTCTACACCGGCACGAAGCCGGCCTCGCCTTTCTACCGACCATTTTCTACCTCCTCAAGTACCGCGAGACAGTCCCTTCAGTGCAGGAAGTCCTCTGCCGAATGCTTCTATTCATCCTATGGAGGGTAAAGGACAGCATCAGCCACATCCTTTGTCCAAAACACTCACTACTTCAACCTCCGGCAACAGCTTAACCGAGGAACCGTCATTGTATGCGCCGGCATCCAAAGTGGCCGAAAAGCCCAAGCCGCACGCATTCTCTCGATCTCTGCCCTTgaatgcaaccagaccaacagCTCGCTCCAACAATGAGCACACCAAAGCCGTTGCTACGCCaagccagtctcatcaaCTCTGGATTGCTGCTTTCAACTCCACCGGTCTTATATCAAAGGTCAACCGAAATccggaggaagaggcagacagGAAAATTGCACCGCCAGACACTCCCTGTAAAAAGCATTCTAACCCTTTTGCCACATTTCCTCCCCCGGTTGGAAGTGCGATAAAGAGAAAGGGTAACAACCGAAACTCTTTCGCCGGCATTCCCTCCACACCTTTCCACCCATCCTCCTCACGAGCTCCTGATACCTTTGGCCAGCCTGCCAAGGGACTCTCTATTTTTCAACGTGGCTCCGCATCAAATGGCTCACGCCGTGGGAGCATCCTCAGCCTAGAGGGCGAGGACAGAAAGCTATTTTGCGATACCAACGACCTACCAAGTGTTTTGGATGGAGACGttcccccaacgccaaccaAAACCACGACCCTCACTCCGAGCTTGAGTAATCTCAGCGAGCACTCACTTGAGAGTCCCAGTGCTAATCGAACATTCGCCCTCCCCCTGTCGGCCGTGAAGCCAGCCCCATCACGGGAATCAACCA GGAGCCCAGTTGATGGTAGAAGGACGCCTCAGACACCGCAGGAGTCGCAGCTGCCTTTGGATACAAGCCGTCTGTCTATTTCCCAGGCGCCTGATAATCTGAACGAGAACAGCATGCCCCCGCCAGTCACTCCTACTGCTGGTCGTGACTTTCGGTCATCAACCAGCATCTTTGTCACACCAGTCAATGCTCGAACCAGTAGCCTTGATATTGACGCTAGCTTATACTCGCGATTCGACAAAGTTGAGCAAGTGGGCAAGGGTGAGTTTTCGACTGTGTACCGGGTGACGAAACTGGAGCATGCAAACGCGTTCAGCCTTGGAAACGTTACTCCAAGCAACGGTTCCAGTCGTAGTCCTGCCAAGGGCCAGGTTTTCGCCGTAAAAAAGAGCCGGCATTCGTACCATGGACCGAAAGACCGGGAGACAAAGCTTCGCGAAGTGCGCATTCTGCAAGCATTGACACACGCTGAGCATGTTGTTCAGTACGTTGACGATTGGGAACACAACTTCCACCTCTATATTCAAACAGAGTTTTGCGAAGAGGGCACGCTGGACAAGTTTCTGGGAAATATTGGCCGTGATGGTCGGTTGGATGACTTCCGTATCTTTAAGATTTTGCAAGATCTATGCTTG GGATTGAAAGAAATCCACGACGCTGGATTCATGCATTTGGATATGAAGCCGGCAAATATTCTAATCACGTTTGAAGGAGTTTTGAAGATTGGCGATTTCGGGTTGGCTCAACCTTGCACTTCTACAACAGGTGTCGATGTCGAGGGTGACCGTGAATACATGGCTCCCGAGATGCTCAAAGGCAAAGCTGGCCAATCTGCTGATGTGTTCTCTTTGGGCCTCATGACGCTAGAAGCCGCTGCGAATGTCGTACTGCCTGACAATGGTCCCACTTGGATCGCTTTGAGATCGGGAGATCTGTCTGAGGTGCCTAGCCTAACTTGGACACCATCCATCGAAGTCCAGAGGGATGCCACAGGGAACCCTGCAGAGTCTGCACATAGCGATGACCTGCAAAGCGGGAGGACACGTAGTGCTGGCAACCTTTTCGGCTCGCTTAAGCGATCGGAACTTCAGCAAGCTCCGGAGTTCATGGTCGAAGCGTTTCACCCCAGCTCCCTAGACTCTATTGTGCGATGGATGACGGCACAGGAACCTGCAGACCGCCCTCTTATCGACCAagttcttgaccttgagGGCCTGCGATGGGTTGCTGAGCACCGTAACGCACCAGCAACCGTTTACGAAGGTAGCTGGGGCCCAGCAGAGATGTTTCCAGTGTCTATCGCTATTGATAGTGATACGGAAATGACGGATGTCTGA
- a CDS encoding deoxycytidylate deaminase (similar to Cordyceps militaris CM01 XP_006665502.1), with translation MLIGICGGICSGKKTVAQYLVEHHGFKHLYLESPEENHASSHENEQTPSEPSSSKSSSPQGAFSGALNSSALTTKNGHQSSSTTSLALRPLPQQHTFASPELLLDFVTLRWQHRFVVTDIPTEAVLDVFMRRPFFLLLSIDAPLTVRWRRFQQRAKVQGPGESDITLEDFVSRSDIHLYDPQGGFQPLISRATVRLLNTSSSLAHLYATLGKLDIPNPDRLRPGWDTYFMALASLAAQRSNCMKRRVGCVLVGRERRVISTGYNGTPRGIRNCADGGCPRCNEGNSSGVGLATCLCIHAEENALLEAGRERIRDGAVLYCDTCPCLTCSIKICQVGISEVVYAHGYSMDRETAAVFSQAGVKLRQFIPPPNGLIHLEKMELY, from the exons ATGCTTATCGGAATCTGTGGAG GCATTTGCTCAGGCAAAAAGACGGTTGCTCAATATCTCGTTGAGCACCACGGCTTCAAACATCTCTATCTGGAATCACCCGAGGAAAACCACGCCTCGTCTCATGAGAATGAGCAAACTCCATCTGAGCCCTCGAGCTCAAAGTCATCCTCTCCCCAAGGAGCATTCAGCGGAGCCTTAAACTCCAGCGCCCTCACCACCAAGAATGGCCATCAGTcctcatccaccacatcTCTGGCGCTGAGACCGCTACCACAGCAACATACGTTTGCCTCACCCGAGCTACTCCTCGACTTCGTCACTCTCCGCTGGCAGCATCGATTCGTCGTGACCGACATCCCCACCGAAGCCGTCCTCGATGTCTTCATGCGCCgccccttcttcctcctcttatCCATCGACGCACCCCTCACCGTCCGATGGCGGCGGTTCCAGCAGCGAGCCAAGGTCCAGGGCCCCGGGGAATCAGACATCACGCTCGAGGACTTTGTCTCCCGCAGCGACATCCACCTGTACGACCCCCAGGGCGGCTTCCAACCCCTCATCTCACGGGCGACAGTCAGACTGCTCAACACCTCGTCCTCCCTCGCCCACCTGTACGCCACGCTCGGCAAACTCGACATCCCCAATCCTGATCGCCTCCGCCCCGGCTGGGACACGTACTTTATGGCCCTGGCGTCGCTCGCCGCCCAACGCTCCAACTGCATGAAGCGCCGTGTCGGGTGCGTCCTCGTTGGCAGAGAGCGCCGCGTTATCAGCACCGGCTACAATGGCACGCCGCGAGGGATCCGCAACTGCGCTGACGGAGGATGTCCCCGCTGCAACGAGGGGAACAGCTCGGGCGTAGGTCTCGCCACCTGTTTGTGCATCCACGCAGAGGAGAATGCCCTCCTCGAGGCGGGTAGGGAGCGAATCAGAGATGGCGCCGTGCTCTACTGCGATACGTGTCCGTGCTTGACTTGCAGTATCAAGATCTGCCAGGTTGGCATCAGCGAGGTCGTGTATGCCCATGGGTATAGCATGGACAGGGAGACGGCGGCTGTGTTTAGCCAGGCTGGGGTCAAGTTGCGGCAGTTTATCCCT CCACCGAACGGACTTATTCatctggagaagatggagCTGTACTAA